The following proteins are co-located in the Candidatus Paracaedibacter acanthamoebae genome:
- a CDS encoding DUF1467 family protein, with the protein MGFYTGFITFSVIWWVILFAVLPIGVRVAESTEIGFAASAPKDPMIGRKILIATLITLPLFFVAKWVINTNILGI; encoded by the coding sequence ATGGGATTTTACACAGGTTTTATAACATTTTCTGTGATTTGGTGGGTTATCTTGTTTGCTGTGTTGCCAATCGGTGTACGGGTAGCAGAATCCACTGAGATTGGTTTTGCCGCAAGTGCGCCCAAAGATCCTATGATCGGGCGAAAGATTTTAATTGCTACATTAATAACTCTCCCTTTATTTTTTGTTGCAAAATGGGTTATTAATACAAATATCTTAGGTATATAG
- a CDS encoding helix-turn-helix domain-containing protein encodes MKKPWTAAEIECIKAAYAEGKREKVIAIELGRSESSVSKAITRYKIRSKRDYTVLKRQSHAGDSKAPRAIVAKTVRLDTTFNGNPCNWTSADEVLRYLGENHPHFLIRYRDCKPIYKFHNIEVALAKVLMEANKIRLSKGEPIFHLDEVTE; translated from the coding sequence ATGAAGAAACCATGGACCGCAGCTGAAATTGAATGCATTAAAGCGGCTTATGCTGAAGGCAAAAGAGAAAAGGTTATTGCTATAGAGCTTGGGCGATCTGAATCTAGCGTTAGCAAAGCCATTACACGGTATAAAATTCGCAGCAAACGAGATTATACAGTTTTAAAGCGTCAAAGTCATGCGGGCGATAGCAAAGCGCCCCGAGCTATTGTTGCCAAGACAGTTCGACTGGATACTACTTTTAATGGAAATCCATGCAATTGGACTTCTGCTGATGAAGTCTTACGTTATTTAGGGGAAAACCACCCTCATTTTTTGATCCGTTACCGTGATTGTAAGCCCATTTATAAATTTCACAATATTGAGGTGGCTTTAGCCAAAGTGTTGATGGAAGCAAACAAAATCCGCCTTTCTAAGGGCGAGCCTATATTCCATTTAGATGAAGTAACGGAATAG
- a CDS encoding cell division ATP-binding protein FtsE: MVIQRRQPIEIVRFDQVGLVYPGGHRVLHGLSQSFNVGSFTFLTGVSGAGKTSLLKLMYRGVRSTEGTVRVFSKDVNRITNTELPQYRQRIGIVFQDCKLFSHLNVIDNVALALKVSGTDVKTARTHAKELLQWVGLGQHLYEMPYTLSDGQKQRVAIARAVITRPLLLLADEPTGNLDHESGYRLLRLFEELNKIGTTVILATHNKALIAEFPYPEVELHQGRLISVSNQSTKVSHG, encoded by the coding sequence TTGGTTATCCAACGCCGGCAGCCAATAGAAATTGTAAGATTCGACCAAGTTGGCCTTGTTTATCCCGGCGGGCATCGAGTTTTGCATGGCCTAAGCCAATCCTTCAATGTTGGCTCTTTTACATTTCTGACAGGGGTATCAGGAGCCGGAAAAACATCTCTTTTAAAGTTGATGTATCGGGGTGTCCGATCAACTGAAGGGACAGTCCGTGTTTTTAGTAAAGATGTAAATCGTATCACCAATACAGAATTACCTCAGTATCGCCAACGTATTGGCATTGTCTTCCAAGATTGCAAACTGTTCTCTCACTTAAACGTCATTGACAATGTGGCACTAGCCTTAAAAGTTAGTGGTACTGATGTTAAAACAGCACGCACTCATGCTAAAGAATTACTGCAATGGGTTGGTTTAGGGCAACACCTCTACGAAATGCCCTATACGTTATCAGACGGTCAAAAACAACGTGTGGCTATCGCCCGCGCCGTTATCACTCGTCCGTTGTTATTGTTAGCTGATGAACCGACAGGAAATCTTGACCATGAATCCGGCTACCGCTTGTTACGATTATTTGAAGAACTCAATAAAATCGGCACAACCGTTATCCTTGCCACCCACAATAAAGCATTAATTGCAGAATTCCCTTATCCCGAGGTTGAATTACATCAAGGTCGGCTAATTAGTGTCTCGAATCAATCCACAAAGGTAAGTCATGGCTAA
- a CDS encoding cell division protein FtsX — MANKVDIEEVPITKDPITRLVPWIIALLVFLLCLVLTGASSIGVAVQRWQIGMSHRINIEIPLQHEIDRDRITAAVAQYLTTTPGVSHIDIADKTKLYGLFGVTPQQAALYPDFPLPVMIEANLNSETGATVSEIITQLQQVSPGVRIEAYTQWHEMLLLLRKTLQIIGYIFIMLIAITVIIMISLITKAGLSAHQESISILRLIGASNGYIASKFQNHAFKLSVRGAIIGFGLALPISWVFNLSSVYLGVPDLLRPQMDPVLMLGMVIVPLFVVFLSVCVSRFAVLRTLSSD; from the coding sequence ATGGCTAATAAAGTTGACATTGAAGAAGTCCCCATTACCAAGGATCCCATCACTCGATTAGTACCATGGATTATCGCGCTCCTTGTCTTTTTACTTTGCCTTGTTTTAACAGGTGCTTCCTCCATTGGGGTAGCCGTCCAACGCTGGCAAATTGGCATGAGCCACCGCATTAACATTGAAATTCCCTTACAACATGAAATAGACCGTGATCGTATTACAGCGGCGGTGGCTCAATATCTCACCACTACCCCGGGTGTGAGCCATATTGATATTGCTGATAAAACCAAGCTCTATGGCTTATTTGGCGTCACACCCCAGCAAGCTGCTTTATACCCGGACTTTCCTTTACCCGTTATGATTGAAGCCAATCTTAATTCCGAAACTGGGGCAACTGTTTCAGAAATTATCACCCAATTGCAGCAAGTTTCACCCGGCGTGCGAATTGAAGCCTATACACAGTGGCATGAGATGTTGTTGCTGTTACGGAAAACTTTGCAGATTATTGGCTATATCTTTATAATGCTGATCGCAATTACTGTGATCATTATGATTTCTTTAATCACAAAAGCAGGCCTCTCAGCGCATCAAGAAAGCATTTCAATCTTGCGCCTCATCGGGGCAAGCAATGGTTATATTGCCAGCAAGTTCCAAAATCATGCCTTTAAGCTCAGTGTTCGGGGGGCTATTATTGGCTTTGGTTTAGCCTTACCCATCAGTTGGGTCTTTAATCTTTCAAGTGTTTATTTGGGTGTGCCAGACTTGCTGCGTCCCCAGATGGATCCGGTATTAATGCTTGGAATGGTTATTGTTCCCTTATTTGTTGTTTTTCTGAGCGTTTGTGTCTCTCGGTTTGCAGTCTTACGAACCTTAAGTTCAGATTAA
- a CDS encoding YdcF family protein, giving the protein MQRFLLSMLTLSCVWFCGFLVFVYGIPQKPIDITTKTDAIVVWTGGPCRITTGVELLHHGLSDKLFVSGVEKGKPQLLSKQCNSYLSPETVEQLSNRISLGYAALSTMGNAIETSIWAERNQIQSVRLVTAAIHMPRSLVEFHLAMPHLKVIPHSVNVKQFDHRRWYASWPVFYKIAREYSKFLFIKIGIRPWWRDNILDE; this is encoded by the coding sequence ATGCAACGATTTTTGTTAAGCATGCTCACTTTAAGCTGTGTATGGTTTTGTGGATTTTTAGTTTTTGTCTACGGTATCCCCCAAAAACCTATCGATATAACAACTAAAACAGATGCTATTGTCGTTTGGACGGGTGGGCCGTGCCGAATTACAACAGGCGTTGAACTTCTGCACCATGGATTAAGCGATAAGTTATTTGTGTCAGGTGTCGAAAAAGGTAAACCACAATTACTGAGTAAACAGTGTAATTCTTACCTCTCCCCTGAAACAGTTGAACAGCTTAGCAATAGAATTTCTTTGGGTTACGCTGCCCTATCAACCATGGGTAATGCAATAGAAACATCCATTTGGGCGGAAAGAAATCAAATTCAGTCCGTCAGATTAGTGACGGCGGCCATTCATATGCCGCGCTCTCTTGTAGAGTTCCATTTAGCAATGCCCCACCTGAAAGTTATTCCTCATTCTGTCAATGTAAAACAGTTTGATCATCGACGATGGTATGCCAGCTGGCCAGTTTTCTATAAAATTGCGCGGGAATATTCCAAATTCTTGTTTATTAAAATTGGCATTCGCCCCTGGTGGCGTGACAATATTTTAGATGAATAA
- a CDS encoding lysophospholipid acyltransferase family protein: MGKLRSFLFNIYFVIVSTLSALLGLPFLLGSRKLSFVVPQAWARLTALGTKYILGLDYKVEGRENLPTGPCVIASKHQSAWETVIFCEIFRGSVFVAKRELLYLPLFNFHFLKQKTIMLNRKLGGQAKADLIRQAAERVADGDRIIIYPEGTRRPIGAEPKYKQGIGAIYMQLNVPIVPVALNSGAFWPRRGFQKKAGTITVSILPPITPGLTQSEFMQTLEERIESKMVDLIKE; this comes from the coding sequence ATGGGAAAGCTAAGATCATTTTTATTCAACATATATTTTGTGATAGTTTCCACCCTATCAGCCTTGCTGGGCCTTCCATTTTTGTTAGGCAGCCGCAAGCTTTCTTTTGTCGTCCCTCAAGCCTGGGCGCGTCTTACAGCACTCGGAACAAAATATATTCTAGGGCTAGATTATAAAGTAGAAGGACGCGAAAATCTGCCTACAGGACCGTGTGTCATCGCCTCAAAGCATCAATCAGCATGGGAAACTGTCATTTTTTGTGAAATCTTTCGCGGCTCTGTCTTTGTGGCAAAGCGAGAGCTTTTGTATCTGCCTCTCTTCAACTTTCATTTTTTGAAACAAAAAACAATTATGCTGAATCGCAAACTTGGCGGACAAGCTAAAGCTGATTTAATTCGCCAAGCAGCGGAACGAGTCGCAGATGGCGATCGAATTATCATTTATCCAGAAGGAACACGCCGCCCGATTGGTGCAGAACCAAAATACAAGCAGGGCATTGGGGCCATATATATGCAATTGAATGTTCCCATTGTGCCAGTTGCTTTAAATTCGGGGGCATTTTGGCCCCGTCGAGGCTTTCAGAAAAAAGCCGGAACAATTACGGTCAGTATCTTGCCTCCAATTACACCCGGCTTGACACAAAGTGAATTTATGCAGACACTTGAAGAACGTATTGAAAGTAAAATGGTTGACTTAATTAAGGAGTAA
- a CDS encoding DUF2125 domain-containing protein: MRFVRNLGLLIIIIALSLKLTERYVLQPKLNDFIAQYIQDHRDKVSIQAMVFDKDSLAFSGIKIEGVNDSFSITGSIKPVILGWPGINTKLIPAGSNIWSAKQVEGKVKLGIKSLSTDKALVQGFRLLNAPHFIIPQTLVSFTYDLSTNLVNLSIEIPQVGPSPAAGQIFVTGIINPKDGYSGKLSLRVVNPAAVLSDLAQADVLSKQQFSAINGLIKGMSNSKVEITLPLSLEKGALYLGPIRLYPKSSRDDNFARIGEGVINNLFRSFGKVPL; encoded by the coding sequence ATGCGTTTCGTTCGGAACCTTGGATTGCTTATCATTATAATCGCACTTTCCTTAAAACTTACCGAACGATACGTTTTACAACCTAAATTAAATGACTTTATTGCCCAATATATCCAGGATCATAGGGATAAAGTAAGCATCCAAGCCATGGTTTTTGATAAGGATTCTCTAGCGTTTTCTGGAATAAAAATAGAGGGTGTCAATGATTCCTTTTCAATAACTGGGTCAATTAAACCCGTTATCTTGGGATGGCCTGGCATTAATACTAAACTAATCCCTGCCGGCAGTAACATTTGGAGCGCAAAACAAGTTGAGGGAAAGGTCAAGCTGGGGATTAAGAGCTTAAGTACTGATAAGGCTTTGGTTCAAGGTTTTAGGCTTCTTAACGCCCCTCACTTCATCATTCCCCAGACCTTAGTATCATTTACCTATGATTTGTCGACTAATTTAGTGAATCTAAGTATCGAGATTCCCCAAGTGGGCCCATCGCCAGCAGCTGGACAGATATTTGTTACCGGGATTATTAATCCAAAAGATGGATATTCTGGGAAACTGTCGCTAAGAGTTGTTAACCCTGCCGCAGTTTTAAGTGATTTGGCCCAGGCTGATGTGCTTTCTAAGCAACAATTTTCCGCAATTAATGGTCTTATAAAAGGAATGTCCAATAGCAAAGTTGAGATAACCTTACCTCTATCCCTTGAAAAAGGGGCACTCTATTTAGGCCCTATACGACTTTACCCTAAATCATCACGTGATGACAATTTTGCCCGAATTGGCGAGGGGGTTATTAATAACCTTTTCCGTTCTTTTGGCAAAGTACCACTATAA
- a CDS encoding class I SAM-dependent methyltransferase produces the protein MDISDLLKFYASSLGMEVQNRLTNSITELWPSVKCDTFICHGFPFPFLNDMVLKVERMAVFMSPHIGVMNWPLKGKNITALAEEGDLPLGDDSVDRLLLLHSLEFCQNPRSFLREIWRVLAPEGRAIVMVPNRRSLWSRLDHTPFGHGNPYSMGQLSYLLKENQFEICQKVRSLYILPSEFWHNTVAASIAESLNKTFAEKLSGVVAIEVKKRVYSGTLPKERKRLLITPSPIRAKLSSRDDLG, from the coding sequence ATGGATATTTCTGACCTCTTAAAATTTTACGCCTCATCCCTTGGTATGGAAGTTCAGAATAGGCTAACTAACTCAATTACGGAGTTGTGGCCCTCTGTAAAATGCGACACCTTCATTTGTCATGGCTTTCCTTTCCCATTTTTAAATGACATGGTTCTGAAAGTAGAGCGTATGGCCGTTTTTATGAGCCCCCATATTGGAGTAATGAATTGGCCTTTAAAAGGAAAAAATATAACCGCTCTGGCTGAGGAAGGAGATTTACCTTTAGGGGATGATAGTGTTGATCGACTGCTTCTGCTCCATTCCCTTGAATTTTGCCAAAACCCCAGAAGCTTTCTTCGAGAGATTTGGCGGGTGTTAGCGCCCGAAGGTCGGGCCATCGTGATGGTTCCCAATCGGCGGAGCTTATGGTCGCGCCTGGATCATACCCCCTTTGGTCATGGTAATCCCTATAGTATGGGGCAGCTGTCTTACTTGCTTAAAGAAAATCAATTTGAGATTTGTCAGAAAGTCAGAAGTCTATATATACTACCCAGCGAATTTTGGCACAATACCGTTGCTGCTTCAATTGCTGAAAGTTTGAATAAAACGTTCGCGGAGAAATTATCAGGTGTGGTAGCGATTGAGGTTAAGAAACGGGTTTATAGTGGTACTTTGCCAAAAGAACGGAAAAGGTTATTAATAACCCCCTCGCCAATTCGGGCAAAATTGTCATCACGTGATGATTTAGGGTAA
- a CDS encoding PstS family phosphate ABC transporter substrate-binding protein, with amino-acid sequence MRFLKDYFYIITLLSITNETAAAKIQPKIATHPIANTILTQFSDAYGRKSKKYIAPLIIKSVGPHALTSFCSKKINALDVYVTSKKLTPEDLVSCSNEGINDFIELRMGFGAIIALASPELNLKNISQQDLYKIVAKFDYKNDITIPNATQIWHDVSKNGDLLTSAPILVFVPRKASSLRDIFEDRILASGCQTRPGITKIRSEKPKLYKELCLDNRSDNVLTEVNLSDKDSTPLALLARKKGIITFAPPSALLQTELAKNLVAINGFKPTIDMIKSEKYPLSAPIYLYVKVSSLKASPGLRSFLKYIYSMQNKDHSALDSSGYMPPSPEEMAEQFHLIMQGKANYRLDEPKPAENTTLSPTALEPNWPDTSHAMTLNNVHQSVGPSEPLSSITEQP; translated from the coding sequence ATGCGCTTTTTGAAAGATTATTTTTATATCATTACTCTCCTTTCTATTACAAATGAAACTGCCGCTGCGAAAATCCAGCCAAAGATAGCGACTCATCCTATTGCCAACACAATCCTAACACAATTCTCAGATGCTTATGGACGCAAATCTAAGAAGTATATTGCCCCTCTGATTATTAAATCAGTTGGCCCACACGCTCTTACATCCTTTTGTTCTAAAAAAATTAATGCCCTCGATGTTTATGTGACGTCCAAAAAGTTGACTCCTGAAGACTTAGTCTCTTGCAGCAACGAAGGGATTAACGATTTTATTGAATTAAGAATGGGGTTTGGAGCCATTATTGCCCTCGCCTCCCCTGAGCTTAATCTTAAAAATATTTCCCAGCAAGACCTCTATAAAATAGTCGCAAAATTTGATTATAAGAATGACATCACGATCCCCAATGCGACTCAGATTTGGCACGATGTATCCAAGAACGGAGATCTATTAACATCAGCTCCTATCCTTGTTTTTGTTCCCCGCAAAGCATCAAGTTTAAGAGATATTTTTGAAGATCGAATTCTTGCTTCCGGCTGTCAAACGCGGCCCGGAATTACAAAGATAAGATCAGAAAAACCCAAATTATACAAGGAGCTGTGTCTGGATAATCGATCTGATAATGTATTGACTGAAGTCAATTTGTCGGATAAAGATTCCACTCCCTTAGCCCTATTGGCTAGAAAAAAAGGAATTATAACGTTTGCTCCTCCCTCAGCCCTCCTCCAGACTGAATTAGCAAAAAATCTGGTCGCTATTAATGGCTTTAAACCTACAATCGATATGATTAAAAGTGAAAAATATCCCCTTTCAGCACCCATTTATTTATATGTTAAAGTTTCATCCCTTAAGGCTAGCCCTGGCTTGCGAAGTTTTTTAAAATACATTTATTCAATGCAAAATAAAGATCATTCAGCGCTGGATTCAAGTGGGTATATGCCCCCATCGCCTGAAGAAATGGCCGAGCAATTTCATCTGATCATGCAGGGAAAAGCTAATTACCGTTTAGACGAGCCAAAGCCAGCTGAAAATACCACTTTATCTCCTACAGCTTTGGAACCAAATTGGCCGGATACATCTCACGCTATGACCTTGAATAATGTCCATCAGAGCGTCGGTCCATCTGAACCACTCTCCTCTATTACTGAGCAGCCCTAA
- a CDS encoding shikimate kinase: MKQEAHAFNLVNPSQLSFRAPKTIVLVGLMGAGKTSIGRRLAKRLEIDFFDSDHEVEVAAGCPIKEIFNVYGEEAFRVGEFRVINRLLDQQTHVLATGGGSFMEEKTRNIIKQKAISVWLKADIDTLVARVSRRTDRPLLEDAGAHHDVLSQLINERYPVYEAADVIVDTFDEPTNTTVDRVIVSLAEYIRDRFPKDYVLKSI, from the coding sequence ATGAAACAAGAAGCACATGCATTTAATCTCGTAAATCCATCTCAACTCAGCTTTCGCGCGCCTAAGACAATTGTTCTTGTAGGTCTAATGGGGGCCGGTAAAACAAGTATCGGTCGGCGTTTAGCAAAGCGTCTTGAGATTGATTTTTTTGACTCAGACCACGAAGTCGAAGTCGCTGCTGGTTGTCCAATTAAGGAGATCTTCAACGTTTACGGAGAAGAGGCTTTCCGCGTGGGCGAATTCCGTGTGATCAATCGTCTGCTGGATCAGCAAACCCATGTCTTGGCTACGGGTGGCGGATCTTTTATGGAAGAGAAGACTCGGAATATTATTAAACAAAAGGCCATTTCAGTTTGGTTGAAGGCTGATATTGATACCCTTGTGGCCCGGGTGTCTCGACGCACCGATCGCCCTTTGCTCGAGGATGCAGGAGCGCATCATGACGTTTTGAGTCAGTTAATTAATGAACGTTACCCCGTTTATGAAGCAGCCGATGTTATTGTTGATACCTTTGATGAGCCGACTAATACAACGGTTGATCGTGTTATTGTGTCTCTTGCTGAGTATATTAGGGATCGTTTTCCAAAAGACTATGTCTTAAAATCTATTTAA
- a CDS encoding MFS transporter gives MTQTTHMTDQIIDSEVQVIEHKTKNDQLYRYWQIRILYSLTFGYAAFYLVRQNFNFALPVLVDEYGYTRTELGYIAAVWQVVYGIGKFLNGYISDRSNARKFMSLGLLGSALTCLLMGFGSGYWFFTVLWALNAWVQSMGWPPVAKLLPRWFSPTELGTVWGIANVSHQVGGAIIAVLSGFIIPLYGWQSLFILPAFFSLMIGCFLYERLRDTPQSLGLESIEVHRKLISREEENDNDDSDVSFLAVIRTLVQSRNLWYVCLGNMFLYIVRMGVLTWAPTFLKESKGAEFVTSGLQVAAFDIAGMIGGITAGWLSDKVFKGRRGPVSFFFMVALVFALIYFWTIPAGHHYMNAIAMIFVGFFVYGPQVLVGVAAADFASKKTVGMAVGVTGTFAYIGSALSGIIVGWLADNYGWNAGFIFFIGAAILSCICFAMTWSARAAVLEKAKI, from the coding sequence ATGACCCAAACGACACACATGACGGATCAGATTATTGATTCTGAGGTTCAAGTTATTGAACACAAAACAAAAAATGATCAGTTATATCGTTACTGGCAGATTCGTATTTTGTATTCCCTAACATTTGGGTATGCTGCTTTCTATCTCGTGCGCCAGAATTTTAATTTTGCTTTACCAGTTCTTGTGGATGAGTATGGTTATACGCGTACTGAGCTCGGATACATTGCCGCTGTATGGCAGGTTGTCTATGGGATTGGTAAATTTTTAAATGGTTATATCAGCGATCGGTCAAATGCTCGTAAATTTATGAGTTTAGGCCTCTTGGGATCGGCTTTGACCTGTTTGTTAATGGGCTTTGGGAGTGGCTATTGGTTTTTCACAGTTTTGTGGGCGTTGAATGCGTGGGTTCAATCCATGGGGTGGCCGCCTGTTGCTAAGTTATTGCCACGATGGTTTTCCCCCACCGAACTTGGAACTGTTTGGGGAATTGCCAATGTGTCTCATCAAGTTGGTGGAGCCATTATAGCCGTTCTTTCTGGTTTTATTATCCCCTTGTATGGGTGGCAAAGCTTATTTATCCTGCCGGCATTTTTTTCCTTAATGATAGGATGCTTTTTGTATGAGCGTTTACGCGATACACCCCAATCATTAGGGTTAGAATCAATTGAGGTGCATCGTAAGTTGATTTCGCGGGAAGAAGAAAATGATAATGATGATAGTGATGTAAGTTTTCTTGCCGTCATTCGCACTTTAGTTCAGAGTAGAAATCTGTGGTATGTGTGTTTGGGGAATATGTTTTTATATATTGTTCGAATGGGCGTTCTAACCTGGGCTCCGACATTTCTTAAGGAAAGTAAGGGCGCCGAATTTGTTACCTCAGGGTTACAGGTTGCAGCCTTTGATATTGCTGGTATGATTGGTGGAATTACAGCAGGGTGGCTGTCAGATAAGGTCTTTAAAGGGCGCCGGGGCCCTGTGAGCTTTTTCTTTATGGTTGCCTTGGTATTTGCCTTAATTTATTTTTGGACCATTCCAGCGGGGCATCATTATATGAATGCTATCGCTATGATTTTTGTTGGTTTCTTTGTCTACGGGCCTCAGGTTCTTGTGGGTGTGGCCGCAGCGGATTTTGCATCAAAGAAAACTGTCGGCATGGCCGTCGGTGTAACAGGCACATTTGCCTATATTGGGAGCGCCTTAAGTGGGATTATTGTTGGTTGGCTAGCTGATAACTATGGCTGGAATGCTGGTTTTATCTTCTTTATTGGAGCTGCTATTTTATCCTGTATCTGTTTTGCCATGACTTGGTCGGCCAGAGCAGCTGTATTAGAAAAAGCAAAAATTTAG
- the rplM gene encoding 50S ribosomal protein L13 — protein MRTLSIKPSEVKKKWILIDAQDLILGRLASLVANRLRGKHKTSYTPHVDCGDNVIIINAEKVHLTGDKLDQKKFFWHTGYAGGIKERTIKQIINGKHPERVIQKAVERMVPRGPLGRQIMGNLRVYAGSEHPHAAQNPEVLDVASMNRKNSRSI, from the coding sequence ATGCGTACATTGTCAATTAAACCCAGCGAAGTCAAAAAGAAATGGATTCTGATTGACGCACAAGATTTGATTCTTGGTCGTCTTGCTTCTCTGGTTGCTAACCGCCTTCGCGGCAAGCACAAAACATCTTATACGCCTCACGTTGATTGTGGTGATAACGTCATCATTATTAATGCTGAGAAAGTTCACTTAACAGGTGACAAGCTTGACCAAAAGAAATTCTTTTGGCACACAGGCTATGCTGGTGGTATCAAAGAACGCACAATTAAGCAAATTATCAATGGTAAGCACCCAGAGCGCGTCATTCAAAAAGCTGTTGAGCGTATGGTTCCTCGCGGTCCATTGGGTCGTCAAATCATGGGCAACTTGCGCGTTTATGCAGGCTCTGAACACCCACACGCAGCCCAAAACCCAGAAGTTTTGGACGTTGCATCTATGAACCGTAAGAACTCAAGGAGCATCTAA
- the rpsI gene encoding 30S ribosomal protein S9, translating into MPTQKIDSKGRSYATGKRKNAIARVWIKAGTGKVIVNGRESNDYFARPVLRMIIQQPFGAANRSGQYDVWCTIKGGGLSGQAGALRHGISRALTFFEPELRPVLKAGGFLTRDSRVVERKKYGLAKARRRFQFSKR; encoded by the coding sequence TTGCCAACTCAAAAGATTGACTCAAAAGGTCGTTCCTATGCAACTGGTAAGCGTAAAAATGCAATTGCTCGTGTTTGGATTAAAGCGGGTACAGGTAAAGTTATTGTCAATGGCCGTGAAAGCAATGATTACTTTGCTCGTCCCGTTCTACGCATGATCATTCAACAACCCTTTGGTGCGGCAAACCGCAGTGGACAATACGATGTCTGGTGCACCATTAAAGGTGGTGGGTTATCTGGTCAAGCCGGTGCTTTGCGCCATGGAATCAGCCGCGCCTTAACATTCTTTGAACCAGAACTTCGCCCTGTCTTAAAGGCTGGTGGATTCTTGACTCGTGACAGCCGTGTTGTTGAACGTAAGAAGTACGGTCTTGCAAAAGCACGTCGTCGCTTCCAATTCTCTAAGCGTTAA